A genomic region of Streptomyces sp. R33 contains the following coding sequences:
- a CDS encoding SGNH/GDSL hydrolase family protein, translating to MEMNASYTSFVAVGDSFTEGMSDLLPDGSYRGWADLLAARLAVREPGFRYANLAVRGKLIGQMAEDQVPAAAAMRADVVTLVGGLNDALRPKVDMGRVRGHLEEAVGLLAPTCKTLVLMRSPGRNGPVMDRFRPRMEELFAFIEELAARHGALVVDLYGAAVLADPRMWDVDRLHLTPEGHRRVAEAVWQTLGLPPEQDWRAELPPAVPPGWAVRRSQDLSFARQHLLPWVGRRLTGRSSGDGRPAKRPELLPYEAVAGDRLS from the coding sequence ATGGAGATGAATGCGTCTTACACCAGTTTCGTCGCGGTCGGCGACTCCTTCACCGAAGGCATGTCCGACCTGCTGCCCGACGGCTCCTACCGGGGCTGGGCCGATCTGCTGGCCGCCCGCCTCGCGGTGCGCGAGCCGGGCTTCCGGTACGCGAACCTCGCGGTCCGCGGGAAGCTGATCGGGCAGATGGCCGAGGATCAGGTCCCGGCCGCGGCGGCGATGCGCGCCGATGTGGTGACCCTGGTGGGAGGCCTGAACGACGCGCTGCGTCCGAAGGTCGACATGGGCCGGGTGCGCGGACACCTCGAGGAGGCCGTGGGGCTGCTGGCGCCCACGTGCAAGACGCTGGTGCTGATGCGCTCCCCGGGGCGCAACGGGCCGGTGATGGACCGCTTCCGGCCGCGCATGGAGGAGCTCTTCGCGTTCATCGAGGAGCTCGCCGCCCGGCACGGAGCCCTGGTGGTGGACCTGTACGGGGCCGCCGTACTCGCCGACCCCCGCATGTGGGACGTCGACCGGCTGCACCTGACGCCCGAGGGCCACCGCCGGGTGGCCGAGGCGGTCTGGCAGACGCTGGGCCTGCCGCCCGAGCAGGACTGGCGCGCCGAGCTCCCGCCCGCGGTGCCCCCGGGCTGGGCCGTACGCCGCTCGCAGGACCTGAGCTTCGCACGGCAGCACCTGCTGCCCTGGGTGGGCCGCCGGCTGACGGGCCGCTCCTCCGGGGACGGCCGCCCGGCCAAGCGCCCGGAGCTGCTGCCGTACGAGGCCGTCGCGGGCGACCGGCTCTCGTAG
- the mug gene encoding G/U mismatch-specific DNA glycosylase, which produces MTPEELSAARDRVIPDVVAGGLRVLFCGINPGLLSAATGHHFARPGNRFWPVLHLSGFTPRRFAPAEQEELLTHRLGITNVVARATARADELSAEEFREGGRILTAKVEQLRPQWLAVVGVTAYRTAFGERKAQIGPQDRTIGSTRIWALPNPSGLNAHWTAESMAQEYARLRAAAEATP; this is translated from the coding sequence CTGACCCCCGAGGAGCTGAGCGCCGCCCGTGACCGCGTCATCCCGGACGTGGTCGCGGGCGGTCTGCGCGTGCTGTTCTGCGGGATCAACCCGGGTCTCCTCTCCGCCGCGACGGGCCATCACTTCGCCCGCCCCGGCAATCGGTTCTGGCCAGTCCTGCACCTGTCCGGCTTCACTCCGCGCCGCTTCGCCCCCGCGGAGCAGGAGGAGCTGCTGACCCACCGGCTCGGCATCACCAACGTCGTCGCCCGCGCCACGGCCCGGGCCGACGAGCTGAGCGCCGAGGAGTTCCGCGAGGGCGGCCGCATCCTGACCGCCAAGGTGGAACAGCTGCGCCCGCAATGGCTGGCGGTCGTCGGTGTCACCGCGTACCGCACGGCCTTTGGCGAACGCAAGGCCCAGATCGGCCCCCAGGACCGGACCATCGGCTCCACCCGCATCTGGGCGCTCCCCAACCCCAGCGGCCTCAACGCCCACTGGACGGCAGAATCCATGGCCCAGGAATACGCCCGCCTCCGCGCGGCCGCCGAGGCAACCCCCTAG
- the purB gene encoding adenylosuccinate lyase has product MTAKPRIPNVLAGRYASAELAVLWSPEYKVTLERRLWLAVLRAQKDLGIDVPDAALADYERVLETVDLASIAEREKVTRHDVKARIEEFNALAGHEHVHKGMTSRDLTENVEQLQIRLSLELARDRTVAVLARLGKLAGEHAELVMAGRSHNVAAQATTLGKRFATAADELLVAYDRLEDLLGRYPLRGIKGPVGTAQDMLDLLGGDAAKLADLEQRIAAHLGFAQAFTSVGQVYPRSLDYDVVTALVQLAAAPSSIAKTIRLMAGHELVTEGFKPGQVGSSAMPHKMNTRSCERVNGLMVILRGYASMTGELAGDQWNEGDVSCSVVRRVALPDAFFAFDGLLETFLTVLDEFGAFPAVVARELDRYLPFLATTKVLMGAVRAGVGREAAHEVIKEHAVASALAMREQGAERNELLDKLAADERMPLDRAQLDALMADKLSFTGAAGDQVAAVVSRIEAIAKQHPEAAGYTPGSIL; this is encoded by the coding sequence GTGACAGCCAAGCCCCGCATCCCCAATGTCCTGGCCGGCCGCTACGCCTCCGCGGAGCTCGCCGTCCTGTGGTCCCCCGAGTACAAGGTGACACTGGAGCGGCGGCTGTGGCTCGCCGTCCTCCGCGCCCAGAAGGACCTCGGCATCGACGTCCCGGACGCCGCCCTCGCCGACTACGAGCGTGTCCTGGAGACGGTCGACCTCGCCTCCATCGCCGAGCGCGAGAAGGTCACCCGGCACGACGTGAAGGCCCGCATCGAGGAGTTCAACGCCCTCGCCGGCCACGAGCACGTCCACAAGGGCATGACCTCCCGCGACCTCACCGAGAACGTCGAGCAGCTGCAGATCCGGCTCTCGCTGGAGCTGGCCCGCGACCGCACGGTCGCCGTCCTGGCCCGTCTCGGCAAGCTGGCCGGCGAGCACGCCGAGCTGGTCATGGCCGGCCGCTCCCACAACGTCGCCGCGCAGGCGACGACCCTGGGCAAGCGCTTCGCCACCGCGGCCGACGAGCTGCTGGTCGCCTACGACCGCCTGGAGGACCTGCTCGGCCGCTACCCGCTGCGCGGGATCAAGGGCCCGGTCGGCACCGCCCAGGACATGCTCGACCTGCTCGGCGGCGACGCCGCCAAGCTCGCCGACCTGGAGCAGCGGATCGCCGCCCACCTCGGCTTCGCCCAGGCCTTCACCTCGGTCGGCCAGGTCTACCCCCGCTCGCTCGACTACGACGTGGTCACCGCCCTGGTGCAGCTGGCCGCCGCCCCCTCGTCGATCGCGAAGACGATCCGCCTGATGGCCGGCCACGAGCTGGTCACCGAGGGCTTCAAGCCCGGCCAGGTCGGCTCCTCCGCGATGCCGCACAAGATGAACACCCGCTCCTGCGAGCGCGTCAACGGCCTGATGGTCATCCTGCGCGGCTACGCCTCGATGACCGGCGAGCTGGCGGGCGACCAGTGGAACGAGGGCGACGTCTCCTGCTCCGTGGTCCGCCGGGTGGCGCTGCCCGACGCGTTCTTCGCTTTCGACGGCCTGCTCGAGACCTTCCTGACCGTCCTCGACGAGTTCGGCGCCTTCCCGGCGGTCGTGGCCCGCGAGCTGGACCGCTACCTGCCGTTCCTCGCGACCACCAAGGTCCTGATGGGCGCGGTGCGGGCGGGTGTCGGCCGCGAGGCCGCGCACGAGGTCATCAAGGAGCACGCGGTGGCCTCCGCGCTCGCCATGCGCGAGCAGGGCGCCGAGCGCAACGAACTGCTGGACAAGCTGGCCGCCGACGAGCGCATGCCGCTCGACCGGGCCCAGCTCGACGCCCTGATGGCCGACAAGCTGTCCTTCACGGGCGCCGCCGGTGACCAGGTCGCCGCGGTGGTCTCCCGTATCGAGGCGATCGCCAAGCAGCACCCGGAGGCCGCCGGGTACACGCCGGGGTCGATCCTCTGA